From the genome of Bacteroidota bacterium:
GATAAAATATAAAGACTTGACAAAGATTCTCGAAAAAATTTAATAACTTTGCATTATGAAAAAAGAAATGCTAAAAAATACTGGGTTTATTCCTGAAGTTGTTAAGGGTTCTAATGAGTATATTGGCTTTGGTATTCCTACAATCAGCATTTATATAATTCAGCCTTCAAATATTTTCCCTATTTTGAATGATGATTTTTCTGTAAATGATAGCAGACCTACTTTTTTACAGATTCTTGATAAGCATTTAGACAGGTACATAAATGTTTGGCAAGCTCTCTCTTGAATGTGAATTATCTGACCAAAAACGAAATTATTTTAATCAATAGACAAATGACCCTCCGATTTGGAGGGTTATTTTTACCACCCGACAATGTTAAAAATCATAATGCACTTGATTATTTGATAGAAGTTGTACAGACAGAAATGTTTGGGATAGAACTCTATCCTAACATTTCCAGTAAAGTAGCAATCTATCTATACAATATTGTCTGTAATCACATTTTTAATGATGGAACAAAACGGACTGGACTGGAAGCCGCTTTATTGTTTCTTGAAAAAAATAATTTCATTTTAAAATCGGAAATTACAGATGAAGAATTAATATCACTAGTATTAGAAGTA
Proteins encoded in this window:
- a CDS encoding Fic family protein, with protein sequence MNYLTKNEIILINRQMTLRFGGLFLPPDNVKNHNALDYLIEVVQTEMFGIELYPNISSKVAIYLYNIVCNHIFNDGTKRTGLEAALLFLEKNNFILKSEITDEELISLVLEVAEGQKDIESIAAWFSSRVIQKY